A window from Enterocloster bolteae encodes these proteins:
- a CDS encoding tyrosine-type recombinase/integrase, with protein sequence MDEIRLKDELMARLSNELDRPALQVIDGALSSVLRNYEVAKRETGLSTNVVSFPELDIFIGKMRFENYSASTVNQYQRFLTDLLVYVGKPVQEITGEDVVECLNYYEQVRQISTSTKDHKRRIASSFFAFLHDRGYIRKNPMATVDPIKYVAEIREALTSREVEKLRIACGGNVRDNAVLELFLATGCRVSEVVGMHVEDIDMQVGCVKVLGKGQKERIVFFGDRAMEYLERYLDGRRAGAVILSSRAPHQGLKKNALENIIRRIANQAGLGKRVFPHLLRHTFATRALNKGMPLPTLCDLMGHASVETTRIYAKNGVGKIKYEYDMYAAG encoded by the coding sequence ATGGATGAAATAAGATTGAAAGATGAACTGATGGCCAGGCTATCCAATGAGCTGGACCGGCCTGCGCTGCAGGTGATTGATGGGGCATTATCATCGGTGCTCCGAAACTATGAGGTAGCCAAGAGGGAGACAGGGCTGAGTACCAATGTGGTCAGCTTCCCGGAGCTGGACATTTTCATTGGAAAAATGAGGTTCGAGAACTATTCAGCCAGTACAGTTAACCAATACCAGCGGTTTCTAACTGACCTGCTGGTATATGTGGGAAAGCCTGTACAGGAGATAACAGGGGAAGATGTGGTTGAGTGCCTGAACTATTATGAGCAGGTGCGGCAAATAAGTACCAGCACAAAGGACCATAAAAGACGTATCGCAAGCTCTTTCTTTGCATTTCTGCATGACCGTGGGTATATCAGAAAAAATCCCATGGCAACAGTTGATCCCATTAAGTATGTGGCAGAAATCCGGGAGGCTTTAACCAGCAGGGAGGTTGAGAAGTTGAGGATTGCCTGTGGGGGAAACGTCCGTGATAATGCAGTGTTGGAGCTGTTCCTGGCAACTGGATGTCGTGTTTCCGAGGTAGTAGGGATGCATGTAGAGGACATTGATATGCAGGTTGGATGCGTGAAAGTACTGGGAAAAGGCCAGAAGGAGCGTATTGTATTCTTCGGAGACAGAGCCATGGAGTATCTGGAAAGGTATTTAGATGGTCGTAGAGCGGGGGCTGTTATACTTTCCAGCAGGGCGCCTCACCAAGGTCTGAAGAAGAATGCGCTGGAAAATATCATCCGTAGAATTGCAAACCAGGCCGGGCTGGGAAAGCGTGTATTCCCGCATCTGCTTCGTCATACATTTGCTACACGCGCGTTGAATAAGGGTATGCCATTACCAACCCTTTGTGATTTAATGGGGCATGCCAGTGTTGAAACTACACGGATTTATGCCAAAAATGGTGTTGGAAAGATTAAGTACGAGTACGATATGTATGCGGCTGGATAG